The Burkholderia pyrrocinia genome includes a region encoding these proteins:
- a CDS encoding Lrp/AsnC family transcriptional regulator yields the protein MTASGVSSGSSLPARSTFEFDAAHPPGNAMTDVLDAFDRKILSIVQRDCTATADAIAERIGLSTSAVQKRLKRMRNEKIISAEIAVVDRAAVGRPMTFIAGIEIERENYETIAKFREWSKSQDEIQQIYYVTGSVDLIAIITAADVEAYDRLSLRIMQSNPMIRRINTNVVLSPIKIGLFVPVEKDADDEPPAG from the coding sequence TTGACGGCGTCCGGCGTCTCGTCGGGCTCAAGTCTGCCCGCCCGTTCTACCTTTGAATTCGATGCAGCCCATCCGCCAGGCAACGCCATGACCGACGTACTCGACGCCTTCGACCGCAAGATCCTGTCCATCGTCCAGCGGGATTGCACCGCGACCGCTGATGCCATCGCCGAGCGCATCGGCTTGTCCACGTCCGCCGTGCAGAAACGGCTGAAGCGGATGCGCAATGAAAAGATCATCTCGGCGGAAATCGCGGTAGTCGATCGCGCGGCGGTCGGGCGCCCGATGACCTTCATCGCCGGGATCGAAATCGAACGCGAAAACTACGAGACGATCGCGAAATTCCGCGAGTGGTCGAAATCGCAGGACGAGATCCAGCAGATCTATTACGTGACCGGCTCCGTCGACCTGATCGCGATCATCACCGCCGCCGACGTCGAAGCATACGACCGTCTGTCCCTGCGGATCATGCAGAGCAATCCGATGATCCGCCGGATCAACACGAACGTCGTGCTGAGTCCGATCAAGATCGGACTGTTTGTTCCGGTGGAAAAGGACGCCGACGACGAGCCGCCCGCCGGCTGA
- a CDS encoding aldehyde dehydrogenase family protein, which produces MTARDAVIGDLATAGVADVRSPYDGAVVGTVRLSPVEAAPAIVERALAGAIVAESLARSRRSDILFRAAALVEARAETLARTIALEAGKPLRQARKEVARCVNTLRLSGEEAKRLVGETIPFDAYPGSEDRSGFYTLAPLGVILAITPFNDPLNLVAHKLGPAIATGNAVILKPSLLAPLSAQALVEIMWEAGAPHDALQIVHGGAEIASALVRDRRIRMVTFTGGPATGEAIARDAGLKKIAMDLGGNAPVIVMADCDLKDAAESCVSGAFWAAGQNCIGTQRVFVAEAAYEPFVRYFVELTRKMVVGDPLDDATDMGPMIGEEQAIRIERWIDEAVAGGATVLTGHRRRGALVEPTVLVDVPCDARVWTDEVFAPVVTITKFTDLQQALDAANASESSLHAGVFTSRLEIALGAAERLQAGGVMINDSSDYRFDGMPFGGFKYGSLGREGVRFAMTEMTQPKVVCFRRNRVLSN; this is translated from the coding sequence ATGACCGCGCGCGATGCAGTGATCGGCGATCTCGCGACGGCCGGTGTGGCCGACGTCCGGTCGCCGTATGACGGGGCGGTCGTCGGCACGGTTCGCCTGTCGCCGGTCGAGGCGGCGCCGGCGATCGTCGAGCGGGCGCTCGCCGGCGCAATCGTGGCCGAGTCGCTCGCACGCAGCCGGCGTTCCGACATCCTGTTTCGTGCGGCGGCTCTCGTCGAGGCGCGCGCAGAGACGCTCGCGCGCACGATTGCGCTCGAAGCGGGCAAGCCGCTCAGGCAGGCGCGCAAGGAGGTCGCGCGTTGCGTGAATACACTGCGCCTGTCCGGCGAAGAGGCGAAACGCCTGGTCGGCGAGACGATCCCGTTCGATGCGTATCCGGGTTCCGAGGATCGCAGCGGCTTTTACACGCTGGCGCCGCTCGGCGTGATTCTCGCGATCACGCCGTTCAACGATCCGCTGAACCTGGTCGCGCACAAGCTCGGGCCGGCGATCGCGACCGGCAATGCCGTGATCCTGAAACCATCGCTGCTTGCACCGCTCTCCGCGCAGGCGCTCGTCGAGATCATGTGGGAAGCCGGTGCGCCGCACGACGCGCTGCAGATCGTGCACGGCGGTGCGGAGATCGCGTCCGCGCTGGTGCGCGACCGGCGGATCCGAATGGTGACCTTCACGGGCGGCCCGGCAACCGGCGAGGCGATCGCGCGCGACGCGGGGCTCAAGAAGATCGCGATGGATCTCGGCGGCAACGCACCGGTGATCGTGATGGCCGACTGCGACCTGAAGGACGCCGCCGAATCATGCGTGTCGGGCGCGTTCTGGGCCGCGGGCCAGAACTGCATCGGCACGCAGCGGGTCTTCGTCGCCGAGGCCGCGTACGAGCCGTTCGTCCGCTACTTCGTCGAGCTGACCCGCAAGATGGTCGTCGGCGATCCGCTCGACGACGCGACGGACATGGGGCCGATGATCGGCGAGGAACAGGCGATCCGGATCGAACGCTGGATCGACGAAGCGGTGGCGGGCGGTGCGACGGTGCTGACCGGCCATCGCCGGCGCGGCGCGCTGGTCGAGCCGACGGTGCTCGTCGACGTACCGTGCGACGCGCGCGTGTGGACCGACGAAGTGTTCGCGCCGGTCGTGACGATCACGAAATTCACCGATCTGCAGCAGGCACTCGATGCTGCGAACGCGTCCGAAAGCAGCCTGCACGCGGGCGTGTTCACGAGTCGGCTGGAGATTGCGCTCGGCGCGGCAGAGCGCCTGCAGGCGGGCGGCGTGATGATCAACGATTCGTCCGACTACCGTTTCGACGGCATGCCGTTCGGCGGATTCAAGTATGGGTCGCTGGGCCGCGAAGGCGTGCGGTTCGCGATGACGGAGATGACGCAGCCGAAAGTGGTCTGCTTCAGGCGCAACCGGGTGCTGTCGAACTGA
- a CDS encoding homoserine dehydrogenase translates to MELKLALIGFGGVNQGLVELLKKKNAMLSAAGLDVSVTMVADLRLGIATNSRGIDLGVLDETARRGVDAGALHRDPGTLVSPDVSLGAVLKAIASEHVDVVVEATFTDPNTGEPALSHCRTALECGKHVITTNKGPIALAQHALTRIAAQSGACLKYEGTVMSGTPVLRQLATTLRGCDVNGFAGILNGTSNFVLGQVEAGASFDAAIKEAQQRGYAEANPAADVNGSDVQLKVVILANTLWNAGLKRGDVTCRGIVELTEDDVRAAAAEGMSWRLIGSATRHPDGTVTASVEPRKLPAGHPLRAANGVTNAITFDTDVLGGVTISGPGAGREETAFAILSDLIELGDRIGAAASEVLA, encoded by the coding sequence ATGGAACTCAAGCTGGCACTGATCGGCTTCGGCGGAGTCAATCAAGGACTCGTCGAGCTGCTCAAGAAGAAGAACGCGATGCTGTCGGCCGCGGGGCTCGACGTATCGGTCACGATGGTCGCCGACCTGCGGCTCGGGATCGCGACGAATTCCCGAGGCATCGATCTGGGTGTGCTCGACGAAACCGCGCGGCGCGGTGTCGATGCCGGTGCGTTGCACCGCGACCCCGGCACGCTGGTGTCGCCGGACGTCAGCCTCGGCGCGGTGCTGAAGGCGATCGCGTCGGAGCATGTCGATGTCGTCGTCGAAGCGACCTTCACCGACCCGAATACGGGCGAACCGGCGCTGTCGCACTGCCGAACCGCACTCGAATGCGGCAAGCACGTGATCACCACCAACAAGGGGCCGATCGCGCTCGCACAGCATGCGCTGACGCGGATTGCCGCGCAGTCGGGCGCGTGCCTCAAGTACGAAGGCACGGTGATGAGCGGCACGCCGGTGCTGCGCCAGCTCGCGACGACGCTGCGCGGCTGCGACGTGAATGGCTTCGCCGGCATCCTGAACGGTACGTCGAACTTCGTGCTCGGGCAGGTCGAGGCCGGCGCGAGCTTCGACGCGGCGATCAAGGAGGCTCAGCAGCGCGGTTACGCGGAGGCGAATCCCGCAGCCGACGTCAATGGCTCGGACGTGCAGCTGAAGGTTGTCATTCTCGCGAACACGCTGTGGAACGCGGGCCTCAAGCGCGGCGACGTGACGTGCCGCGGCATCGTCGAACTGACCGAGGACGATGTGCGCGCCGCGGCGGCCGAGGGGATGTCGTGGCGATTGATCGGTTCGGCGACGCGTCATCCGGACGGCACGGTGACTGCGAGCGTCGAGCCGCGCAAGCTGCCGGCCGGCCATCCGCTGCGCGCCGCGAACGGTGTGACGAATGCGATCACGTTCGATACCGACGTGCTCGGCGGCGTGACGATCAGCGGGCCCGGCGCAGGCCGCGAGGAGACCGCTTTCGCGATCCTGTCGGACCTGATCGAACTGGGCGACCGCATCGGTGCCGCCGCATCGGAGGTGCTCGCATGA